A single window of Carassius auratus strain Wakin chromosome 9, ASM336829v1, whole genome shotgun sequence DNA harbors:
- the LOC113108902 gene encoding high-affinity lysophosphatidic acid receptor-like — protein sequence MFTCNGSSLEGCGLLEPIETEMQESDTALMPTTLRVALAAIMIFMITIGFLGNAIVCLIVYQKPAMRSAINLLLATLAFSDIMLSLLCMPFTAVTLATTDWSFGVEFCRISVMLYWLFVLEGVSILLIISVDRFLIIVQRQDKLTPHRAKILIAASWALSLCVSLPSVLGWRTAAIGAQVPQCILGYSESLADRGYTVLLAVAVFFVPFGVMSYSYLCILNTVRRNALRIHNHTSEGSVAINHVSKLGLTGLQRPQVNVDMSFKTRAFTTILILFIGFSVCWLPHTVVSLLAVFSRRFYLSPAFYPISIGALWLSYLKAVFNPVIYCWRIRKFREACLEFMPKTCHLCPKIPGRSRRRIRPSNIYVCSSETQSSV from the coding sequence ATGTTTACATGTAATGGCAGCTCATTAGAGGGGTGTGGTCTTCTTGAACCAATAGAAACTGAGATGCAAGAGTCTGATACTGCCCTAATGCCCACCACTCTCAGGGTGGCACTGGCTGCCATCATGATCTTCATGATCACCATTGGTTTTCTTGGCAATGCCATTGTGTGTCTGATAGTGTATCAGAAGCCAGCCATGCGTTCAGCAATTAATCTGCTCTTGGCCACACTGGCTTTTTCAGACATTATGCTGTCACTGCTATGCATgccattcactgctgtcactctCGCAACTACGGACTGGAGTTTCGGAGTGGAATTCTGCCGCATATCTGTCATGCTTTACTGGCTGTTTGTTCTAGAAGGTGTGTCTATACTTCTGATCATCAGCGTAGATCGGTTCCTCATTATAGTTCAACGGCAGGACAAGCTGACACCACATCGGGCAAAAATTCTTATTGCGGCGTCATGGGCTCTGTCACTTTGTGTGTCCTTACCATCAGTGCTCGGCTGGAGGACAGCAGCGATCGGGGCACAAGtaccgcaatgcattctgggatacaGTGAATCGCTGGCGGACCGAGGTTACACAGTTCTGCTTGCTGTTGCTGTGTTTTTTGTGCCCTTCGGAGTGATGTCATATTCCTATTTATGTATTCTCAACACAGTTCGACGCAATGCACTGCGCATCCATAATCACACCAGCGAAGGCAGCGTCGCTATTAACCATGTCAGCAAGTTGGGTTTAACCGGTCTGCAGCGACCCCAAGTCAATGTGGACATGAGTTTTAAAACCAGGGCCTTCACCACTATCCTCATCCTGTTCATTGGCTTCTCTGTGTGTTGGCTGCCACATACGGTGGTGAGTCTGCTGGCAGTGTTCAGTAGACGCTTCTACCTCAGCCCGGCCTTTTACCCCATCAGCATCGGGGCACTGTGGTTGAGTTACCTCAAGGCAGTCTTCAACCCGGTGATATACTGCTGGAGAATCCGCAAGTTTCGTgaagcctgcctggagttcatgCCCAAGACCTGTCATCTCTGTCCCAAGATTCCCGGGCGAAGTCGCAGGCGTATAAGACCCAGCAACATCTATGTGTGCAGCAGTGAGACCCAGTCTTCTGTCTAG
- the c9h2orf49 gene encoding ashwin isoform X1: MRSMASHRTDRTKSATSNTGDVPKLDLLLHPELLSPEFIQLTLHERKIAVSDEEDRERLTDLYLRHVIPLPQRDLPNSRWGSRVERSRPRQSSSSDSGRKRPLIVFDGSSTNTGSVKMKKPDPSPAPVTTDRLKPPVSSINLTNPIRKLSGTSTNSSSNSSNKTPVSSPGAGPKSPCNDSKTANSSAHSNNTTSKLKRTSPSDGEPNTSKDIKSPDAKKKIQHVTWP; this comes from the exons ATGAGAAGCATGGCGTCACACAGGACAGACAGAACGAAAAGCGCCACATCAAACACTGGAGATGTTCCCAAACTCGACCTCCTCCTTCACCCAGAGCTTCTTTCTCCGGAGTTCATTCAGCTTACGTTACACGAG AGGAAGATCGCAGTGAGTGATGAAGAGGACCGCGAGCGGCTCACAGATCTGTACTTGCGGCATGTCATCCCTCTCCCGCAGAGGGACCTGCCCAACAGCCGCTGGGGGAGTCGCGTGGAGCGGAGCAGACCGCGTCAGAG TTCAAGCAGTGATAGTGGCAGGAAGAGGCCGTTGATTGTGTTTGACGGCAGCTCTACGAACACTGGCAGTGTTAAGATGAAGAAACCTGATCCTTCACCAGCGCCCGTCACCACAGACCGACTAAAGCCTCCAGTGTCCAGCATCAATCTCACAAACCCCATACGCAAGCTCTCGGGGACCTCTACAAACTCTTCCTCCAATTCCTCTAACAAGACCCCAGTGTCATCACCAGGGGCCGGTCCCAAGAGCCCCTGTAATGACTCCAAAACTGCCAACTCCTCAGCACATTCAAACAACACCACGTCTAAACTGAAGCGCACGTCCCCCAGTGATGGAGAACCCAACACTAGT AAGGACATTAAGTCACCTGATGCAAAGAAAAAGATTCAACATGTCACATGGCCATAA
- the c9h2orf49 gene encoding ashwin isoform X2: protein MRSMASHRTDRTKSATSNTGDVPKLDLLLHPELLSPEFIQLTLHERKIAVSDEEDRERLTDLYLRHVIPLPQRDLPNSRWGSRVERSRPRQSSSSDSGRKRPLIVFDGSSTNTGSVKMKKPDPSPAPVTTDRLKPPVSSINLTNPIRKLSGTSTNSSSNSSNKTPVSSPGAGPKSPCNDSKTANSSAHSNNTTSKLKRTSPSDGEPNTSDIKSPDAKKKIQHVTWP from the exons ATGAGAAGCATGGCGTCACACAGGACAGACAGAACGAAAAGCGCCACATCAAACACTGGAGATGTTCCCAAACTCGACCTCCTCCTTCACCCAGAGCTTCTTTCTCCGGAGTTCATTCAGCTTACGTTACACGAG AGGAAGATCGCAGTGAGTGATGAAGAGGACCGCGAGCGGCTCACAGATCTGTACTTGCGGCATGTCATCCCTCTCCCGCAGAGGGACCTGCCCAACAGCCGCTGGGGGAGTCGCGTGGAGCGGAGCAGACCGCGTCAGAG TTCAAGCAGTGATAGTGGCAGGAAGAGGCCGTTGATTGTGTTTGACGGCAGCTCTACGAACACTGGCAGTGTTAAGATGAAGAAACCTGATCCTTCACCAGCGCCCGTCACCACAGACCGACTAAAGCCTCCAGTGTCCAGCATCAATCTCACAAACCCCATACGCAAGCTCTCGGGGACCTCTACAAACTCTTCCTCCAATTCCTCTAACAAGACCCCAGTGTCATCACCAGGGGCCGGTCCCAAGAGCCCCTGTAATGACTCCAAAACTGCCAACTCCTCAGCACATTCAAACAACACCACGTCTAAACTGAAGCGCACGTCCCCCAGTGATGGAGAACCCAACACTAGT GACATTAAGTCACCTGATGCAAAGAAAAAGATTCAACATGTCACATGGCCATAA